Proteins encoded together in one Benincasa hispida cultivar B227 chromosome 1, ASM972705v1, whole genome shotgun sequence window:
- the LOC120068987 gene encoding uncharacterized FCP1 homology domain-containing protein C1271.03c-like isoform X2 has translation MLKSLDESENPDNKPNEKGVLICAQDVSRMSSPGHFDQSNCEVLAASFQQLSFGVHEEVNGLSILNLKPPLSRPHNCQMRKKLLILDINGVLVDIVSPPPKERKADINIARHAVFKRPFYLDFMKFCFERFEIGIWSSRNRKNVSRMVDYLMGDMKHGLLFCWDLSHCTASEFYTVEKKHKRLVFKQLRKVWEKQDPNLPWKQGEYNESNTVLVDDSPYKSLLNPPNTAVFPYSYTFLDEEDTSLSTRGDLRIYLEGLAEAENVQKYVGQNPFGQRPISEGSASWDFYHMVLDNYHSIPSTI, from the exons ATGTTGAAGTCTCTTGATGAGTCGGAGAACCCAGATAATAAGCCAAATGAGAAGGGCGTTCTGATTTGTGCCCAAGATGTGAGTAGAATGTCATCCCCTggacattttgatcaaagtaaTTGTGAAGTACTGGCCGCCAGTTTTCAACAGCTTTCCTTTGGAGTCCATGAAGAAGTTAATGGCTTGTCGATATTGAATCTGAAACCTCCTCTTTCACGACCACATAATTGTCAGATGAGAAAAAAGCTTCTCATTCTTGATATAAATGGTGTGCTTGTTGATATAGTATCTCCTCCTCCCAAGGAACGGAAAGCAGACATTAATATTGCTCGACATGCTG TTTTCAAAAGACCTTTTTATTTAGATTTCATGAAGTTTTGCTTTGAAAGATTTGAAATTGGCATATGGTCATCAAGAAACAG GAAGAATGTATCAAGAATGGTTGATTATTTGATGGGAGACATGAAGCACGGATTGTTATTTTGTTGG GATCTGTCGCACTGTACTGCTTCAGAATTTTATACTGTGGAAAAGAAGCATAAACGACTAGTTTTCAAGCAACTGAGAAAAGTTTGGGAGAAGCAGGACCCAAATCTTCCGTGGAAACAGGGAGAGTATAATGAATCGAATACAGTGTTGGTGGATGATTCTCCATATAAATCGTTGCTTAATCCT CCAAACACTGCAGTTTTTCCATATTCCTACACGTTTCTGGATGAAGAAGATACTTCACTTA GTACAAGAGGGGATCTTAGAATTTATCTAGAAGGCTTGGCTGAGGCTGAAAATGTACAAAAGTATGTGGGACAAAATCCATTTGGTCAAAGGCCAATATCAGAAGGAAGTGCATCTTGGGACTTCTATCACATGGTTTTGGATAATTATCACTCCATTCCatcaactatttga
- the LOC120068987 gene encoding uncharacterized protein LOC120068987 isoform X1 produces MLKSLDESENPDNKPNEKGVLICAQDVSRMSSPGHFDQSNCEVLAASFQQLSFGVHEEVNGLSILNLKPPLSRPHNCQMRKKLLILDINGVLVDIVSPPPKERKADINIARHAVFKRPFYLDFMKFCFERFEIGIWSSRNRKNVSRMVDYLMGDMKHGLLFCWDLSHCTASEFYTVEKKHKRLVFKQLRKVWEKQDPNLPWKQGEYNESNTVLVDDSPYKSLLNPVCSFIFWIVKDYNQWMVFMFQSRFILPFLISDLDTQVFSDIVSSLNVHSCSQTLQFFHIPTRFWMKKILHLVQEGILEFI; encoded by the exons ATGTTGAAGTCTCTTGATGAGTCGGAGAACCCAGATAATAAGCCAAATGAGAAGGGCGTTCTGATTTGTGCCCAAGATGTGAGTAGAATGTCATCCCCTggacattttgatcaaagtaaTTGTGAAGTACTGGCCGCCAGTTTTCAACAGCTTTCCTTTGGAGTCCATGAAGAAGTTAATGGCTTGTCGATATTGAATCTGAAACCTCCTCTTTCACGACCACATAATTGTCAGATGAGAAAAAAGCTTCTCATTCTTGATATAAATGGTGTGCTTGTTGATATAGTATCTCCTCCTCCCAAGGAACGGAAAGCAGACATTAATATTGCTCGACATGCTG TTTTCAAAAGACCTTTTTATTTAGATTTCATGAAGTTTTGCTTTGAAAGATTTGAAATTGGCATATGGTCATCAAGAAACAG GAAGAATGTATCAAGAATGGTTGATTATTTGATGGGAGACATGAAGCACGGATTGTTATTTTGTTGG GATCTGTCGCACTGTACTGCTTCAGAATTTTATACTGTGGAAAAGAAGCATAAACGACTAGTTTTCAAGCAACTGAGAAAAGTTTGGGAGAAGCAGGACCCAAATCTTCCGTGGAAACAGGGAGAGTATAATGAATCGAATACAGTGTTGGTGGATGATTCTCCATATAAATCGTTGCTTAATCCTGTATGTTCGTTCATTTTTTGGATCGTTAAAGATTATAATCAATGGATGGTCTTCATGTTTCAATCACGTTTTATCTTGCCTTTTCTCATAAGTGATTTGGATACACAAGTTTTCTCTGATATTGTTTCTTCGCTAAATGTTCATTCTTGCAGCCAAACACTGCAGTTTTTCCATATTCCTACACGTTTCTGGATGAAGAAGATACTTCACTTA GTACAAGAGGGGATCTTAGAATTTATCTAG